One window of the Camelina sativa cultivar DH55 chromosome 1, Cs, whole genome shotgun sequence genome contains the following:
- the LOC104741840 gene encoding uncharacterized protein LOC104741840 encodes MAVPKAIILPILLLICGAALGAPAYEGYLRNGNFEESPKKTDMKKTVLLGKTALPEWEITGFVEYIAGGPQPGGMYFPVAHGVHAVRLGNEATISQNLQVKPGSLYALTFGASRTCAQDEVLRVSVPPQSGDLPLQTLYNSFGGDVYAWAFVAKTSQVTVTFHNPGVQEDPACGPLLDAVAIKELVHPLYIKGNLVKNGGFEEGPHRLVNSTQGVLLPPKQEDLTSPLPGWIIESLKAVKFIDSKYFNVPFGKAAIELVAGKESAIAQVIRTSPGQTYTLSFVVGDAKNDCHGSMMVEAFAARDTLKVPHTSVGGGHVKTAKFNFKAVEARTRITFFSGYYHTKKTDIGSLCGPVIDQIVVTHVA; translated from the exons atggCGGTTCCTAAAGCCATTATTCTACCTATCTTGCTACTCATCTGTGGTGCTGCTCTTGGAGCTCCTGCTTATGAAG gGTACCTTCGTAATGGAAACTTCGAAGAGTCACCAAAGAAAACCGACATGAAAAAAACAGTTCTCCTCGGCAAAACCGCTTTGCCCGAATGGGAAATCACCGGTTTCGTCGAGTACATCGCCGGTGGTCCTCAACCGGGAGGTATGTATTTCCCTGTTGCTCACGGTGTTCACGCCGTGAGGCTCGGAAACGAAGCCACGATCTCTCAGAACCTACAAGTCAAACCAGGTTCTCTCTACGCGCTCACGTTCGGTGCGTCGAGAACTTGTGCACAAGACGAGGTTCTTCGAGTCTCTGTGCCTCCTCAGTCCGGTGACTTGCCGCTTCAGACGCTTTACAACAGCTTCGGAGGTGACGTGTACGCTTGGGCCTTCGTTGCCAAGACTTCTCAAGTTACTGTGACTTTCCATAATCCTGGAGTTCAAGAAGACCCTGCTTGTGGTCCTTTGTTGGACGCTGTCGCCATCAAAGAGCTTGTTCATCCATTGTACATCAAAG GAAACTTGGTGAAGAACGGAGGGTTCGAAGAAGGTCCTCACCGACTCGTGAACTCTACACAAGGAGTCCTTCTCCCACCTAAACAAGAAGATCTCACATCACCTTTACCTGGTTGGATCATTGAGTCACTCAAGGCAGTGAAATTCATAGACTCCAAGTACTTCAATGTCCCCTTTGGTAAAGCTGCGATTGAGCTTGTTGCAGGCAAAGAAAGTGCCATTGCACAAGTCATTAGAACTTCACCTGGTCAAACCTACACCCTCTCCTTCGTCGTTGGAGATGCTAAGAATGACTGCCATGGATCAATGATGGTTGAAGCTTTTGCAGCCAGAGATACACTCAAAGTGCCACACACTTCCGTTGGTGGAGGTCATGTTAAGACTGCCAAGTTCAATTTCAAGGCGGTCGAGGCAAGAACTAGAATTACTTTCTTCAGTGGTTATTACCATACCAAGAAGACTGATATTGGATCTCTGTGCGGTCCTGTCATTGATCAGATTGTGGTTACTCATGTGGCTTAG
- the LOC104741933 gene encoding protein DETOXIFICATION 43-like isoform X1, producing MTENGDLATIPTSVSKPIPILVVFTDLRHVFSLDTIGREILGMAFPAALALASDPVASLIDTAFIGRLGAVQLAAVGVSIAIFNQASRITVFPLVSITTSFVAEEDTMEKMKEEANKANLVHAETILVQDSLEKGLSSPTSNTPNQPQQPPVASDTKSNSENKGNKKGKRTIRTASTAMILGLILGLAQAIFLIFSSKLLLGFMGVKSDSPMLSPAHKYLSIRALGAPALLLSLAMQGVFRGFKDTKTPLFATVVANLINIVLDPIFIFVLRLGTSGAAIAHVISQYFMTLILFIFLAKEVNLMPPNFGDLQFGRFLKNGLLLLARTIAVTFCQTLAAAMAARLGATPMAAFQICLQVWLTSSLLNDGLAVAGQAILACSFAEKDYTKVSAVASRVLQMGFVLGFGLSVFVGLGLYFGAGIFSKDPAVIHLMAIGIPFIAATQPINSLAFVLDGVNFGASDFAYTAYSMVGVAAISIAAVIYMAMTHGFIGIWIALTVYMALRAITGIARIATGTGPWRYLRGRSSSSS from the exons ATGACGGAAAATGGTGATCTTGCTACAATTCCAACCAGCGTGAGCAAGCCAATCCCAATTCTGGTTGTCTTCACAGATTTAAG ACATGTATTCAGTCTGGATACAATCGGGCGAGAGATCCTAGGCATGGCGTTTCCAGCAGCTTTGGCTTTGGCTTCTGATCCAGTCGCCTCTCTAATTGATACCGCTTTTATCGGGCGTTTGGGAGCGGTTCAGCTAGCGGCGGTCGGAGTATCCATTGCCATATTCAATCAAGCTTCTAGAATAACGGTATTCCCACTTGTGAGCATCACAACTTCGTTTGTGGCAGAGGAAGACACgatggagaagatgaaagaagaagcaaacaaagcCAATCTTGTTCATGCAGAAACTATACTTGTTCAAGATTCCTTGGAAAAGGGCCTTTCTTCACCTACAAGTAACACTCCCAACCAGCCACAGCAACCACCTG TAGCATCGGATACAAAGTCAAACAGCGAAAACAAAGGGAATAAAAAAGGGAAGAGGACTATACGAACAGCATCAACAGCCATGATCTTGGGGTTAATCCTCGGCCTTGCCCAAgctattttcttgattttcagtTCCAAGTTGCTTCTAGGCTTCATGGGAGTGAAATCA GATTCGCCAATGTTATCACCAGCGCACAAGTACTTGAGCATACGAGCTTTAGGAGCTCCTGCATTGCTTCTATCTCTTGCTATGCAAGGCGTCTTTCGTGGCTTCAAGGATACCAAAACTCCTCTCTTTGCCACTG TCGTGGCAAATCTCATCAACATCGTCCTCGACCCAATCTTCATTTTTGTGCTTCGTCTCGGGACCAGCGGTGCAGCCATTGCCCATGTCATTTCTCA GTACTTTATGACTCTAATTTTGTTCATCTTCCTCGCAAAGGAAGTTAACTTGATGCCACCAAACTTCGGGGATTTGCAGTTTGGAAGGTTCCTTAAAAATG ggCTATTATTGCTGGCGAGGACCATAGCTGTGACGTTTTGTCAGACCTTAGCAGCAGCAATGGCGGCTCGACTCGGTGCGACACCAATGGCAGCTTTTCAGATTTGCTTACAAGTCTGgctaacttcttctcttctcaatgaTGGTCTTGCCGTTGCGGGTCAG GCGATTCTGGCTTGTTCGTTTGCTGAGAAAGACTATACCAAAGTGTCGGCTGTTGCATCCCGTGTTCTACAG ATGGGTTTTGTGTTGGGATTTGGACTGTCCGTTTTCGTCGGATTGGGTCTCTACTTTGGTGCCGGAATATTCTCCAAGGATCCTGCTGTTATTCACCTCATGGCCATTGGAATCCCG tttATAGCAGCAACACAGCCAATAAACTCACTCGCCTTTGTATTGGATGGAGTCAATTTTGGAGCATCTGATTTTGCTTACACTGCATACTCCATG GTAGGAGTGGCGGCCATAAGCATTGCAGCAGTAATATATATGGCAATGACCCATGGTTTTATAGGAATATGGATAGCTCTTACCGTCTATATGGCTCTCCGAGCTATCACTGGGATTGCCAG GATCGCAACGGGAACCGGACCGTGGAGGTATTTGCGTGGACgatcctcatcatcttcctaG
- the LOC104741933 gene encoding protein DETOXIFICATION 43-like isoform X2 has product MTENGDLATIPTSVSKPIPILVVFTDLRHVFSLDTIGREILGMAFPAALALASDPVASLIDTAFIGRLGAVQLAAVGVSIAIFNQASRITVFPLVSITTSFVAEEDTMEKMKEEANKANLVHAETILVQDSLEKGLSSPTSNTPNQPQQPPASDTKSNSENKGNKKGKRTIRTASTAMILGLILGLAQAIFLIFSSKLLLGFMGVKSDSPMLSPAHKYLSIRALGAPALLLSLAMQGVFRGFKDTKTPLFATVVANLINIVLDPIFIFVLRLGTSGAAIAHVISQYFMTLILFIFLAKEVNLMPPNFGDLQFGRFLKNGLLLLARTIAVTFCQTLAAAMAARLGATPMAAFQICLQVWLTSSLLNDGLAVAGQAILACSFAEKDYTKVSAVASRVLQMGFVLGFGLSVFVGLGLYFGAGIFSKDPAVIHLMAIGIPFIAATQPINSLAFVLDGVNFGASDFAYTAYSMVGVAAISIAAVIYMAMTHGFIGIWIALTVYMALRAITGIARIATGTGPWRYLRGRSSSSS; this is encoded by the exons ATGACGGAAAATGGTGATCTTGCTACAATTCCAACCAGCGTGAGCAAGCCAATCCCAATTCTGGTTGTCTTCACAGATTTAAG ACATGTATTCAGTCTGGATACAATCGGGCGAGAGATCCTAGGCATGGCGTTTCCAGCAGCTTTGGCTTTGGCTTCTGATCCAGTCGCCTCTCTAATTGATACCGCTTTTATCGGGCGTTTGGGAGCGGTTCAGCTAGCGGCGGTCGGAGTATCCATTGCCATATTCAATCAAGCTTCTAGAATAACGGTATTCCCACTTGTGAGCATCACAACTTCGTTTGTGGCAGAGGAAGACACgatggagaagatgaaagaagaagcaaacaaagcCAATCTTGTTCATGCAGAAACTATACTTGTTCAAGATTCCTTGGAAAAGGGCCTTTCTTCACCTACAAGTAACACTCCCAACCAGCCACAGCAACCACCTG CATCGGATACAAAGTCAAACAGCGAAAACAAAGGGAATAAAAAAGGGAAGAGGACTATACGAACAGCATCAACAGCCATGATCTTGGGGTTAATCCTCGGCCTTGCCCAAgctattttcttgattttcagtTCCAAGTTGCTTCTAGGCTTCATGGGAGTGAAATCA GATTCGCCAATGTTATCACCAGCGCACAAGTACTTGAGCATACGAGCTTTAGGAGCTCCTGCATTGCTTCTATCTCTTGCTATGCAAGGCGTCTTTCGTGGCTTCAAGGATACCAAAACTCCTCTCTTTGCCACTG TCGTGGCAAATCTCATCAACATCGTCCTCGACCCAATCTTCATTTTTGTGCTTCGTCTCGGGACCAGCGGTGCAGCCATTGCCCATGTCATTTCTCA GTACTTTATGACTCTAATTTTGTTCATCTTCCTCGCAAAGGAAGTTAACTTGATGCCACCAAACTTCGGGGATTTGCAGTTTGGAAGGTTCCTTAAAAATG ggCTATTATTGCTGGCGAGGACCATAGCTGTGACGTTTTGTCAGACCTTAGCAGCAGCAATGGCGGCTCGACTCGGTGCGACACCAATGGCAGCTTTTCAGATTTGCTTACAAGTCTGgctaacttcttctcttctcaatgaTGGTCTTGCCGTTGCGGGTCAG GCGATTCTGGCTTGTTCGTTTGCTGAGAAAGACTATACCAAAGTGTCGGCTGTTGCATCCCGTGTTCTACAG ATGGGTTTTGTGTTGGGATTTGGACTGTCCGTTTTCGTCGGATTGGGTCTCTACTTTGGTGCCGGAATATTCTCCAAGGATCCTGCTGTTATTCACCTCATGGCCATTGGAATCCCG tttATAGCAGCAACACAGCCAATAAACTCACTCGCCTTTGTATTGGATGGAGTCAATTTTGGAGCATCTGATTTTGCTTACACTGCATACTCCATG GTAGGAGTGGCGGCCATAAGCATTGCAGCAGTAATATATATGGCAATGACCCATGGTTTTATAGGAATATGGATAGCTCTTACCGTCTATATGGCTCTCCGAGCTATCACTGGGATTGCCAG GATCGCAACGGGAACCGGACCGTGGAGGTATTTGCGTGGACgatcctcatcatcttcctaG